One part of the [Synechococcus] sp. NIES-970 genome encodes these proteins:
- a CDS encoding two-component hybrid sensor and regulator, with protein sequence MFQNSSRSPATVPDPSLLKQNLRTKYLLGGLAIAILAVFGGGIFSFHWFSEKFLENLQNNLSAVAELQALQIDQWLQERAGDARVVAARPVVLNGLKTFESPSSTEAEINDYEARLSKLVTDLQGNYRYRRIIFFNRRGQMVWQNGQQDEPLPKRLPIAFWDYGRFAGVGGDVQIIDLELLTLGDQKRPVFGVLSHIYDENNMLVGAVYLEKDPSDFLYGLLARKSEAYTTAETILVRREGDIIRYLNPLRLGQIPPLEFTRPLNREDLLASQAILREEGLVRGIDYRQVQTVGASFGTIPEIPWIVIHKVDLREANAPIRQLAIAIGGLSGLLIIAVIGVGYQMLRLNQGQVEAIAQTAEIDRARIIADNASYYRTVMETAIDGYAVLDDQGTFVEANVALEEMTGYSLAELQQRRIFDLIIADDINPQQCLQEWGDRQRLKFIQQWRHHNGQIIDIQLSLTFFTQGQRQFFLFAQDITQQKQANAALIESERRLYHAIHDAPFPIILYASDGEVFQLNRAWTDQTGYDADEIPTIAAWAKKAYGEDHLSNLDRIKKVYDIEKPTHDGEYCLTIKSGEQRTWDFSGSPLGQLPDGRKLLVTMAIDVTERKANEIALRSAKKQAEEANRAKSLFLANMSHELRTPLNGILGYVQILKFDDSLNSDQQNSLNIIEQCGHHLLGLITDVLDFSKIEAQRVELVPSAVQFHYFLLDILQICQIKAKEKDLFLNYDIDPSLPDYLLFDEQRLRQVLLNLLGNAIKFTQKGSIVLEVKRQVTQTNESPIDSVVQHLHRVQFQVRDTGCGIGPEDLEKIFLPFEQVGDYRSRPQGTGLGLAISQKLITMMGGQLQVTSQADRGSCFFFILDLPEVSVSPPVVSPEDLSHCHLEIIGYVGRRQTILVVDNRWVNRAVIKHFLMPFGFIVLEADNGQEGIIAAEANPVDLIISDIMMPVMNGLDMGRQIRQLEQLQGMPLVAMSADALNSNTDIFAAGFDVFLEKPLDFSLLLDTIQTQLHLTWVYEDRT encoded by the coding sequence ATGTTTCAAAACTCTTCTCGATCGCCCGCCACAGTACCCGATCCAAGTTTGTTGAAGCAGAACCTCAGAACAAAGTATTTGCTGGGGGGATTGGCGATCGCCATCTTGGCCGTGTTTGGGGGCGGCATTTTTAGTTTCCACTGGTTTAGTGAAAAATTTCTCGAAAATTTACAAAATAATCTGTCGGCGGTGGCCGAACTACAAGCACTCCAAATTGATCAATGGCTACAGGAGCGAGCAGGGGATGCCCGAGTCGTAGCAGCACGCCCCGTTGTGCTCAATGGCCTCAAGACTTTTGAGTCTCCTTCCAGTACAGAGGCAGAAATTAACGACTACGAAGCAAGACTCTCCAAGCTCGTCACAGATCTCCAGGGGAACTATCGTTACCGCCGGATTATTTTCTTTAATCGTCGTGGTCAAATGGTTTGGCAAAACGGCCAACAGGACGAGCCTTTACCCAAGCGGCTACCCATCGCTTTTTGGGACTATGGACGCTTTGCGGGGGTCGGCGGGGATGTGCAAATTATTGACCTGGAGCTTTTGACCCTTGGGGATCAAAAAAGGCCTGTCTTTGGGGTGCTCTCCCATATTTATGACGAGAATAATATGCTCGTTGGGGCTGTCTATTTAGAAAAAGATCCCAGTGATTTTCTCTATGGCCTTTTAGCGCGAAAGTCGGAAGCCTACACAACGGCAGAGACAATATTAGTGCGCCGTGAAGGTGATATTATTCGCTATTTAAATCCCCTCCGTTTGGGCCAAATCCCTCCTTTAGAATTTACCCGTCCTCTTAATCGAGAAGATCTCCTCGCCAGCCAAGCGATTCTCCGGGAAGAGGGACTGGTTCGGGGGATCGACTATCGCCAAGTCCAAACTGTTGGGGCGTCCTTTGGGACAATTCCAGAGATCCCTTGGATCGTAATTCACAAAGTTGATCTGCGGGAGGCAAATGCGCCGATCCGACAGTTGGCGATCGCCATTGGTGGTTTGTCCGGCCTGTTAATCATCGCGGTCATTGGGGTGGGTTACCAGATGCTGCGGTTAAACCAGGGTCAGGTGGAGGCGATCGCCCAGACTGCTGAAATTGATCGAGCAAGAATTATCGCCGATAACGCTTCCTATTACCGTACGGTGATGGAAACGGCGATCGATGGTTATGCCGTCCTCGATGACCAGGGAACTTTTGTTGAAGCTAATGTTGCCCTAGAAGAAATGACCGGATATAGTCTCGCTGAGCTTCAGCAACGTCGCATTTTTGACCTGATCATTGCCGATGACATCAATCCCCAGCAGTGTTTACAGGAATGGGGCGATCGCCAACGGCTTAAATTCATCCAGCAGTGGCGCCACCACAACGGCCAGATCATAGATATTCAACTCAGTCTGACTTTTTTTACCCAAGGACAACGGCAGTTTTTTCTCTTTGCCCAGGACATCACCCAACAAAAGCAAGCCAATGCCGCCCTGATAGAAAGTGAACGTCGTCTCTACCACGCCATCCATGATGCCCCTTTTCCCATTATTCTCTATGCAAGCGATGGGGAAGTTTTTCAGCTTAACCGAGCTTGGACAGATCAAACGGGCTACGATGCTGACGAAATTCCGACGATCGCTGCCTGGGCCAAAAAAGCCTATGGCGAAGATCACCTAAGCAACCTCGACCGAATCAAAAAAGTCTATGACATCGAAAAACCCACCCATGACGGCGAATATTGCCTAACGATTAAAAGCGGTGAACAACGCACCTGGGATTTTAGTGGCTCTCCCCTGGGGCAGCTTCCCGATGGCCGTAAACTCTTGGTCACTATGGCGATCGATGTGACTGAACGCAAAGCCAATGAAATCGCCCTCCGCAGTGCTAAAAAACAAGCCGAAGAAGCCAACCGAGCCAAAAGTTTGTTCCTTGCAAACATGAGCCATGAACTGCGTACTCCCCTCAATGGCATCCTTGGCTATGTCCAAATTCTCAAATTTGACGACAGCCTGAACTCAGACCAACAAAATAGCCTCAACATCATTGAACAATGTGGTCATCATCTCCTTGGGCTCATTACCGATGTCCTCGACTTTTCAAAAATTGAAGCCCAGCGGGTTGAACTAGTGCCATCCGCCGTCCAATTTCATTATTTTCTGCTCGATATTCTTCAAATCTGCCAGATCAAAGCCAAGGAAAAAGACCTCTTCCTCAACTATGACATCGACCCCAGTCTGCCAGACTATCTCCTTTTTGATGAACAGCGTCTCCGCCAAGTCCTTTTAAACCTTTTGGGCAATGCAATTAAATTCACCCAGAAGGGAAGCATTGTTTTAGAAGTCAAACGTCAGGTGACCCAAACCAATGAATCACCAATAGATTCCGTTGTCCAGCATCTCCACAGGGTGCAATTCCAAGTGCGTGATACGGGCTGTGGTATTGGGCCAGAAGACTTAGAAAAAATTTTTCTACCCTTTGAGCAGGTCGGAGATTATCGTAGTCGTCCCCAAGGAACAGGTTTGGGCCTAGCGATTAGTCAAAAGTTGATCACAATGATGGGAGGACAACTCCAGGTAACAAGCCAGGCTGATCGAGGCAGTTGTTTTTTCTTTATCCTTGATCTCCCAGAGGTTTCTGTTAGCCCTCCGGTGGTCTCGCCGGAAGATCTATCCCATTGCCATTTAGAAATTATTGGTTATGTGGGGCGACGCCAAACAATTCTTGTGGTGGATAATCGCTGGGTTAACCGGGCGGTGATCAAACATTTTTTGATGCCTTTTGGGTTCATAGTTCTTGAGGCGGATAATGGTCAGGAAGGAATTATTGCTGCCGAAGCCAACCCAGTGGATCTCATTATTTCGGATATTATGATGCCTGTGATGAACGGCCTCGATATGGGACGTCAGATCCGCCAGCTGGAGCAATTGCAAGGGATGCCACTGGTGGCAATGTCAGCGGATGCTTTGAACAGTAATACTGATATTTTTGCAGCAGGCTTTGATGTCTTTTTGGAAAAACCCCTCGATTTTTCTTTGCTCTTAGATACGATCCAAACCCAGTTGCATTTGACTTGGGTCTATGAAGACCGTACTTGA
- the prx gene encoding peroxiredoxin encodes MARTESTMLPLGSAAPDFSLPDVTTGQTVKLADFQGKAGLLVIFLCRHCPFVIHIQAELARLGADFIPQNLGIVAISANDVENYPDDRPEKLKEMAAELRLNFPILYDQSQAIAKAYQAACTPDFFLFDGDLKLVYRGQLDDSRPGNDQPVTGADLRQAIAAVLANKTPDPNQKPSIGCNIKWKPGNAPSYFG; translated from the coding sequence ATGGCTAGAACTGAATCGACAATGCTGCCCCTTGGTTCGGCAGCACCAGATTTTTCGTTGCCTGATGTGACCACCGGGCAAACTGTTAAACTTGCTGATTTTCAAGGAAAAGCAGGTTTACTGGTGATTTTTCTCTGTCGTCATTGTCCGTTTGTGATTCATATTCAGGCAGAACTGGCACGCCTTGGGGCTGATTTTATCCCCCAGAATCTTGGAATTGTGGCGATTAGTGCCAATGATGTGGAAAATTATCCCGATGATCGGCCAGAAAAACTCAAGGAAATGGCAGCGGAACTGCGGTTAAATTTCCCGATTCTCTATGATCAATCCCAGGCGATCGCCAAAGCCTACCAAGCAGCTTGTACACCGGACTTTTTCTTGTTCGATGGGGATTTGAAGCTGGTGTATCGGGGCCAGTTAGATGATTCCCGGCCAGGAAATGATCAGCCTGTGACCGGGGCAGATCTCCGTCAGGCGATCGCCGCCGTTCTGGCCAACAAAACCCCTGATCCGAATCAGAAACCTAGTATTGGCTGCAATATCAAATGGAAACCGGGCAATGCCCCAAGCTATTTTGGCTAG
- a CDS encoding sensory transduction histidine kinase, translating into MSIQTSVVNQLFEAVPQGRSQLYFKSSLTALSHAMEDQILAGQDSPLVIASFQQERYYRQEAARYRRIAEKSDQVYVLAAPETEFANASDGYEKVAFEPDDALSEEWHLVVIGENFASCLLCREKHNNSEQGDHFADNARRFEGIWTEDRQITEKAAALLLDRIAKYRPELKKKIKTAKKTYLSYGVTDLTNHQPNAAADPFVQRLVNYLQAGQYKILKANRSLANKEQKERLINTVTAAIRRSLDTEDILQLAVEKLGEGLGVCRCIIYRCDEADEQAQIQHEFLHGDQISIKGQSWPLKHNPLFQEVVALGEPLGIDNTEQDPYFIKDGLETLSKTCSIVSWLLVPVLYQGRLIGMIELHHCNPEAIHWKEEDIALVGAIAVQVGVALIQAEAYNNLEDLNEQLAALDRTRSNLVAITGHELRTPLSTIQVCLESLANEPDMPEELRQVMLDTALQDAERLRTLVQDFLTLSQLESGRVDWNIEPLMLYECVELAISHVRAKRYQSSGGQSLPQLINHVSPDLPLVQADGEWLVEVIAKLLDNACKFTDEKAGEVAIAITAEEPQRFTVSIIDNGRGIEPKRLETVFDRFYQEEGALRRSAGGTGLGLAICRQIVTAWGGTIWAESQGKNQGSQFSFTVPLFEEAEPAKTTAKRR; encoded by the coding sequence ATGAGTATTCAAACCTCGGTTGTCAACCAGTTATTTGAAGCCGTTCCCCAGGGGCGATCGCAACTCTATTTCAAATCTTCCTTGACGGCCCTCTCCCATGCGATGGAAGATCAAATTCTGGCGGGCCAAGATTCCCCTTTGGTGATCGCCAGCTTTCAGCAGGAGAGATATTACCGTCAAGAAGCGGCCCGTTACCGACGCATTGCCGAGAAATCTGACCAGGTTTATGTGCTCGCTGCCCCAGAAACCGAGTTTGCCAATGCCTCCGATGGCTACGAAAAAGTCGCCTTTGAGCCCGATGACGCCCTCAGCGAAGAATGGCATTTGGTGGTGATTGGGGAAAATTTTGCCAGTTGCCTCCTCTGCCGCGAAAAACACAACAACTCTGAACAGGGAGACCACTTCGCCGACAATGCCCGGCGCTTCGAGGGAATTTGGACAGAAGACAGACAAATCACCGAAAAAGCTGCGGCCCTACTCCTTGATCGCATTGCCAAATATCGCCCAGAACTCAAAAAGAAGATCAAAACCGCCAAAAAAACCTATCTATCCTACGGGGTCACGGATCTCACAAACCATCAGCCCAATGCGGCGGCGGATCCCTTTGTACAACGGCTCGTGAACTATCTCCAGGCGGGCCAATATAAAATCCTCAAGGCGAATCGCTCCCTCGCGAACAAGGAACAAAAGGAACGTTTGATCAATACAGTCACGGCGGCGATCCGGCGATCGCTTGACACTGAAGATATCCTCCAATTGGCCGTTGAAAAATTGGGGGAAGGCCTCGGTGTATGCCGTTGTATTATCTACCGCTGCGACGAAGCGGACGAACAGGCCCAGATTCAGCATGAATTTCTCCATGGCGACCAAATTTCCATTAAGGGTCAAAGTTGGCCCCTCAAACACAATCCCCTATTTCAGGAGGTAGTGGCCCTCGGGGAACCCCTCGGCATCGACAACACAGAACAGGATCCCTACTTCATCAAAGATGGCTTAGAAACGCTCTCAAAAACCTGTTCAATCGTTTCTTGGCTCCTAGTTCCTGTACTCTATCAAGGGCGGCTGATCGGGATGATCGAGCTGCACCACTGCAACCCTGAGGCGATCCACTGGAAAGAAGAAGACATTGCCCTTGTCGGAGCGATCGCCGTCCAGGTAGGAGTGGCTCTGATCCAAGCCGAAGCCTATAACAACCTCGAAGACCTCAACGAACAACTCGCCGCCCTCGACCGCACCCGCTCTAACTTGGTTGCCATCACAGGTCACGAGCTACGTACTCCCCTCTCCACCATTCAGGTGTGCCTAGAGAGCCTGGCTAACGAACCAGATATGCCCGAAGAATTGCGCCAAGTGATGCTAGACACCGCTCTCCAGGATGCGGAACGACTACGAACTTTGGTACAGGATTTCCTCACCCTTTCGCAATTGGAAAGTGGCCGGGTCGATTGGAACATCGAACCCCTGATGCTCTACGAATGTGTAGAGCTGGCCATCAGCCATGTGCGCGCCAAACGCTACCAGAGTAGCGGTGGCCAGTCTTTGCCCCAACTAATTAACCATGTATCGCCAGATCTACCCCTTGTCCAGGCAGACGGGGAGTGGCTCGTAGAAGTGATCGCGAAACTTCTGGATAACGCCTGCAAATTTACCGATGAAAAAGCCGGAGAAGTGGCGATCGCCATCACCGCCGAAGAGCCCCAGAGGTTTACCGTCAGTATCATTGACAATGGCCGGGGCATCGAACCCAAACGCCTAGAAACTGTCTTTGATCGCTTTTACCAGGAGGAAGGTGCTCTGCGACGGAGTGCCGGGGGAACAGGCCTAGGCCTCGCCATCTGTCGCCAAATTGTCACTGCCTGGGGTGGGACGATTTGGGCCGAATCCCAAGGGAAAAATCAAGGTAGTCAGTTTTCCTTTACAGTGCCTCTTTTTGAAGAAGCAGAGCCAGCAAAAACCACTGCCAAGCGCCGTTAA